One window of the Salvia splendens isolate huo1 chromosome 1, SspV2, whole genome shotgun sequence genome contains the following:
- the LOC121810349 gene encoding pentatricopeptide repeat-containing protein At5g42310, chloroplastic-like, translating to MNTLLLPPPPFHLRLPPFHFLPPPPLLRHRHLFHAASQQLTPISPDDHDLYDAALLPNPHYDFAPLLTFLSNHPDPPTPLHLVESYAAVPAPLWHFLIKNLSSSPSNFPTAYALVSWLQRHNLCFSYELLYSILINALCRSEKLYEAFLLSQRRSLTPLTYNALIGACARNGDLEKALNLLERMRRDGYQSDYVNYSLVIQSLMRNNIVDVSILEKLYGEMDADRIELDGQLLNDVATAFAKAGDVDRALYFLGVMQGTGLSPNTSTLVAVVSELGGLGRVEEAEAVFEELKEGGLRPRTRAYNALLRGYVKVGALRDAECVVSEMERCQVSPDEHTYSLLIDAYGNAGRWESARIVLKEMEANGVKPNSYVFSRILASYRDRGEWQRSFQVLKEMSNCGVSPDRQFYNVMIDTFGKYNCLEHMMAGFGKMKEEGIEPDTVTWNTLIDCHCKQGHHGKAEELFEEMQETGCSPCTTTYNIMINSFGAQERWDDVNGLLGRMQSLGLLPNAITYTTLVDIYGQSGRFDDAIERLEAMKSAGLKPSSTMYNALINAYAQKGLSEQAVNAFRVMRSDGLKPSILALNSLINAFGEDRRDAEAFSVLQYMKDNNLKPDVVTYTTLMKALVRVDKYEKVPAVFEEMLLSGCTPDRKARAMLRSALRYMKSSLKV from the exons ATGAACACTCTCCTCCTCCCTCCCCCGCCCTTCCACCTCCGCCTCCCTCCCTTCCACTTCCTCCCCCCTCCCCCCCTCCTACGCCACCGCCACCTCTTCCACGCCGCCTCTCAGCAGCTCACCCCAATCTCCCCCGACGACCACGACCTCTACGACGCCGCTCTCCTCCCAAACCCTCACTACGACTTCGCCCCTCTCCTTACCTTCCTCTCCAACCACCCCGACCCCCCCACCCCTCTCCACCTCGTCGAGTCCTACGCCGCCGTCCCCGCCCCTCTCTGGCACTTCCTCATCAAAAACCtctcctcctccccctccaaTTTCCCCACCGCTTACGCTTTAGTGAGCTGGCTCCAGCGCCACAATCTCTGCTTCAGCTACGAGCTTCTGTATTCCATCTTAATCAACGCGCTCTGCCGGAGCGAGAAGCTCTACGAGGCCTTCCTCCTCTCCCAGCGCCGGAGCTTGACGCCCTTGACCTACAACGCGCTGATCGGCGCGTGCGCGAGGAACGGCGACCTCGAGAAAGCCCTAAATTTGTTGGAGAGGATGCGGCGAGACGGGTACCAATCTGATTATGTTAATTACAGTCTGGTTATTCAATCTCTGATGAGGAATAACATTGTGGATGTGTCGATTTTGGAGAAGTTGTATGGTGAAATGGATGCTGATAGGATTGAATTGGATGGGCAGTTGTTGAATGATGTAGCTACGGCTTTTGCCAAGGCTGGGGATGTGGATAGGGCGTTGTATTTTTTGGGGGTGATGCAGGGGACCGGGCTGAGCCCGAATACGAGCACGTTGGTGGCCGTGGTGAGTGAGTTGGGGGGTTTGGGGCGggtggaggaggcggaggcggttTTCGAGGAGTTGAAGGAGGGTGGATTGAGGCCGAGGACGAGGGCTTATAATGCTCTCTTGCGAGGCTATGTGAAGGTGGGGGCTTTGAGGGACGCGGAGTGTGTGGTGTCGGAGATGGAGAGGTGTCAGGTTTCGCCAGATGAGCACACATATAGCTTGCTCATCGATGCTTATGGGAATGCAGGGAGGTGGGAGAGTGCTAGGATCGTGTTGAAGGAGATGGAGGCGAATGGTGTGAAGCCGAATTCTTATGTGTTTAGTCGGATCTTGGCTAGTTATAGGGATCGAGGGGAGTGGCAGAGGTCGTTTCAGGTTCTCAAGGAGATGAGCAATTGTGGGGTGAGTCCTGATAGACAGTTCTATAACGTGATGATCGATACGTTTGGGAAGTATAACTGCCTCGAGCATATGATGGCGGGTTTTGGCAAGATGAAGGAGGAGGGTATTGAGCCAGATACAGTAACATGGAATACGCTTATAGATTGCCACTGTAAGCAAGGGCATCATGGTAAAGCGGAGGAGCTGTTTGAGGAGATGCAGGAAACTGGGTGTTCGCCTTGTACAACTACGTATAATATCATGATTAATTCGTTTGGGGCGCAAGAGAGGTGGGATGATGTGAATGGCTTGTTGGGAAGGATGCAGAGTCTAGGACTGTTGCCTAATGCTATCACCTATACCACCCTCGTTGATATTTATGGACAATCGGGGCGATTTGATGATGCTATTGAGCGTTTGGAGGCGATGAAATCGGCTGGATTGAAACCTTCCTCCACAATGTACAATGCCCTCATCAATGCCTATGCACAGAAG GGATTATCGGAGCAAGCTGTGAATGCATTTAGGGTCATGAGAAGCGACGGTTTGAAACCTAGCATCTTGGCTCTAAACTCGTTGATTAATGCGTTTGGGGAGGACAGGAGAGATGCCGAAGCATTTTCTGTGTTGCAGTACATGAAAGATAAT AACTTGAAACCCGACGTTGTTACATACACCACGCTCATGAAAGCATTAGTTCGTGTGGATAAGTATGAAAAG GTTCCTGCAGTTTTTGAGGAAATGCTTCTCTCTGGATGTACTCCTGACCGAAAAGCTAGAGCAATGTTAAGATCAGCTCTAAGATACATGAAGTCATCTCTTAAGGTGTAG
- the LOC121810358 gene encoding carboxypeptidase T-like yields MGIRRSLKHLPNILILASLVVVLTDRFPSAHGKSRGSATKDADITPINHDLYHTSGALLEEVESLVHRHPDKLSIETLSGTNKGYKAEITVVTYDRDRKDNDDKAKLRILLTFGQHGRELITTELALRFLSILSEEEFLPNINRSTFNRTLSRLVIKVVPMENLNGRKLVEDGELCERRNGRGVDLNRNWGVDWGKKEKDYDPYEENSGTGPFSEPETQLMRKLSVSFEPHIWVNVHSGMEALFMPYDHKNTTPDGVPSQIMKSMLEALNHIHLKDSCLIGSGGASVGYLAHGTATDYMYDVARVPMAFTFEIFGDLKAPQKDCFKMFNPIDIISFNRVLNNWSAVFFHMFTMGVQQMDGLQSKAVASSFDHWVSIDDYLNGYLMHRKSRYGKKMEVLELGLREIRTYFRLFLLSSVLLLFMFCSRISKSTRPLVSAISL; encoded by the exons ATGGGAATTCGCCGTAGCCTGAAACACCTCCCCAATATCCTGATTTTGGCGAGTTTAGTGGTGGTGTTGACCGATCGATTTCCCTCCGCTCATGGTAAATCTAGAGGCAGTGCCACAAAGGATGCCGATATCACCCCCATCAATCACGATCTTTACCATACTAG TGGAGCTCTACTGGAGGAAGTCGAATCATTGGTTCATCGCCACCCAGATAAACTCTCG ATTGAGACACTGTCTGGTACGAATAAGGGATATAAGGCAGAGATCACTGTTGTTACTTATGACCGTGATAGGAAAGACAATGATGACAAAGCAAAGCTCAGGATTCTGCTT ACTTTTGGACAGCATGGTAGGGAGCTTATCACGACTGAGCTAGCATTGCGGTTTCTCTCCATCCTGAGCGAAGAGGAGTTTTTACCCAACATCAACCGTTCTACTTTTAACAGGACACTTAGTAGGCTTGTCATAAAG GTTGTTCCAATGGAAAATTTGAATGGCCGCAAACTTGTTGAAGATGGAGAGCTTTGTGAAAGAAGAAATG GAAGAGGAGTTGATCTCAACCGTAATTGGGGTGTAGATTGGGGCAAAAAGGAGAAG GACTATGATCCATATGAAGAGAATTCTGGGACGGGTCCTTTTAGTGAGCCTGAGACACAACTTATGCGAAAACTGTCTGTTTCATTCGAACCACACATTTGGGTTAATGTGCACTCTGGGATGGAG GCTTTGTTTATGccatatgatcacaaaaatacGACGCCAGATGGGGTACCTTCACAGATAATGAAATCAATGCTTGAAGCGTTGAACCACATTCACCTCAAAGATAGTTGCTTAATAGGCTCTGGTGGAGCATCTGTTGG GTATCTTGCCCATGGCACAGCTACTGACTACATGTATGATGTTGCAAGGGTGCCCATGGCTTTTACTTTTGAG ATATTTGGAGATCTCAAAGCCCCCCAAAAAGACTGCTTCAAAATGTTCAATCCTATAGACATCATCTCCTTCAAC AGAGTTCTCAACAACTGGTCAGCTGTATTCTTCCACATGTTCACCATGGGTGTGCAGCAGATGGATGGATTACAATCTAAGGCAGTAGCGTCCAGTTTCGACCATTGGGTATCAATAGATGATTATCTTAACGGATATCTAATGCACAGGAAAAGTAGATATGGGAAGAAGATGGAGGTTCTTGAGCTAGGACTGCGGGAGATAAGGACATATTTCAGATTGTTCTTGCTATCTTCTGTCCTCCTGCTCTTCATGTTCTGCTCTAGAATTTCCAAGAGCACTCGCCCGCTCGTTTCTGCCATCTcactctaa